One Stenotrophomonas oahuensis genomic region harbors:
- the aroQ gene encoding type II 3-dehydroquinate dehydratase, with the protein MAKLLVLHGPNLNLLGTREPGVYGHTTLAQIDQALLAQAQAAGHALESLQSNAEHILVDRVQAAREDGTAFILINPAAFTHTSVALRDALAAVDLPFIEIHLSNPHSREPFRQHSYFSDKAVGVICGFGADSYRYAMDAALTRLA; encoded by the coding sequence ATGGCGAAACTGCTGGTCCTGCATGGCCCCAACCTCAACCTGCTCGGCACCCGCGAGCCGGGGGTCTATGGGCACACCACGCTGGCGCAGATCGACCAGGCCCTGCTGGCCCAGGCGCAGGCCGCCGGCCACGCGCTGGAAAGCCTGCAGTCCAACGCCGAGCACATCCTGGTGGACCGCGTGCAGGCCGCCCGTGAAGACGGCACCGCGTTCATCCTGATCAACCCGGCCGCGTTCACCCACACCTCGGTCGCCCTGCGCGACGCGCTGGCGGCGGTGGACCTGCCCTTCATCGAAATCCACCTGTCCAACCCGCACAGCCGCGAACCCTTCCGCCAGCACAGCTATTTCAGCGACAAGGCGGTGGGCGTGATCTGTGGCTTCGGGGCTGACAGCTACCGCTATGCAATGGACGCCGCGCTGACGCGGCTTGCCTGA
- the accB gene encoding acetyl-CoA carboxylase biotin carboxyl carrier protein: MDLRKIKKLIDLLEESNLAEIEIKEGEESVRLSRAPVAGYAPAPVQMIAPAPQMAAAPAMPMQSPTEASTGGTAKPGPALPEGHVLRSPMVGTFYASAAPDKPAFVSVGQQVKAGETLAIIEAMKMFNPIEADVAGTIVAILGENGQPVEFDQPLFVIG, translated from the coding sequence ATGGACCTGCGCAAAATCAAGAAGCTGATCGACCTGCTGGAAGAGTCGAACCTGGCTGAAATCGAAATCAAGGAAGGCGAAGAGTCGGTGCGCCTGTCACGCGCCCCGGTCGCCGGTTACGCCCCGGCTCCGGTGCAGATGATTGCCCCGGCCCCGCAGATGGCTGCCGCTCCGGCCATGCCGATGCAGTCGCCGACCGAAGCCTCCACCGGCGGCACCGCCAAGCCGGGCCCGGCCCTGCCGGAAGGCCACGTGCTGCGCTCTCCGATGGTCGGCACCTTCTACGCGTCCGCCGCCCCGGACAAGCCGGCCTTCGTGTCGGTCGGCCAGCAGGTGAAGGCAGGCGAAACCCTGGCCATCATCGAAGCGATGAAGATGTTCAACCCGATCGAAGCTGACGTCGCCGGCACCATCGTCGCCATCCTGGGCGAAAACGGCCAGCCGGTCGAATTCGACCAGCCGCTGTTCGTGATCGGCTAA